The nucleotide window CCAGTGATCTGGCCGCGCAGGGCGCGATCACCAGTGAGCGGATTTTTCGCATCGGTACGGATTACGGTGAAAAGACCCAGTTGCTGAAAGCCGGAAGCTGGCTGATTCCCGAAGGGTCCAGCATGGACGAGATCGCCGATATCGTGACCCGCGGCGGGGCCAGCACCTGTGGCACCGAGGTGGTGTACCGGATCGGCGTCAACGCCAGCGAAGTCGAGGTTCGCGAACTGGACCCGGCGACGAACCGATTTGTCGAGGTCGCGGCCTTCGATCCGCAGGCCGAGGAGGTCACGCCGCCCGCCGAGTTCACCGAGGTGCGTGAGCAGGCCGACACCCGCTACCGCGTCGCCGTCGCCGAAGGGGTGACAAGCTGGCAGGTGGTGAACGCGCTGGGGGCGGTCGACGCGCTGGACGGAGAGGTGGCGGGGGTGCCGCCCGAGGGCAGCCTTGCGCCCAACAGTTACGAGTTCAGCGTGGGTGACACCCGCGAGAGCGTCCTGACCCGGATGCGCGAGGCGCAGGACCTGATCCTGACCGAAGCCTGGCAGAACCGGGCGTCGGATATCGCCGTCGAGACCCCCGAGGAAGCGTTGATCCTTGCCTCGATCATCGAAAAGGAAACCGGCGTGCCCACCGAGCGCGGGCAGGTGGCCAGCGTCTTCACCAACCGCCTTCTGCAAGGGATGCGCCTGCAGACCGACCCGACCGTGATCTATGGCATCACGAATGGCGAGAGCGTGCTGGGCCGCGGCCTGCGCCAGAGCGAACTGCGCGCCGAGACGCCTTATAACACCTATGTCATCGACGGATTGCCGCCCACGCCCATCGCCAACCCGGGCCGTGCCAGCATCGAGGCGGCGGTAAACCCGGAAGACACGGATTACGTGTTCTTCGTGGCCCGTACGCTGGACCCGCGCGACGGTCACCTGTTCGCCGAAACGCTGGAAGAGCATAACCGCAACGTCGCGGCCTATCGCGCGCTGGAGGCGGAGCGCGCCAACCAGTAGGCGAAAGCTGGCGGCAGGCGCGGCACCGCACGGTGCTGCGACGACTGTTTAACCGAGATCTCTGAAACTGCAGGCGACCCGTGGCATGACCATCGGTCGCCTGTTTGCTTTGAGAGACACTTTTTCCGCGATGCAAG belongs to Roseovarius sp. THAF27 and includes:
- the mltG gene encoding endolytic transglycosylase MltG, yielding MWRHIASNFLTFLVVMIFLLGGVILWGQNQYQATGPLENPICLQVPRGSSMRAVSSDLAAQGAITSERIFRIGTDYGEKTQLLKAGSWLIPEGSSMDEIADIVTRGGASTCGTEVVYRIGVNASEVEVRELDPATNRFVEVAAFDPQAEEVTPPAEFTEVREQADTRYRVAVAEGVTSWQVVNALGAVDALDGEVAGVPPEGSLAPNSYEFSVGDTRESVLTRMREAQDLILTEAWQNRASDIAVETPEEALILASIIEKETGVPTERGQVASVFTNRLLQGMRLQTDPTVIYGITNGESVLGRGLRQSELRAETPYNTYVIDGLPPTPIANPGRASIEAAVNPEDTDYVFFVARTLDPRDGHLFAETLEEHNRNVAAYRALEAERANQ